GCCGGACTTGGCATTTCAAATTCGTTCAGCTCGAGTCGCGCGTGGGGTCCTCCCTTTACTGATAAAAGCATGACCGGCAAAACCATCTCACACTATTCTATTGTTGAAAAACTCGGTGAAGGCGGCATGGGCGTGGTGTATAAAGCCGAAGACCTGCGCCTCGGCCGCTTCGTCGTGCTCAAATTTCTCGCGCCCCATCTCACCCGCGACGCGCACGCGCTCGAACGCTTCATCAACGAAGCCAAAACCGCCTCGAGCCTCGATCATCCCAACATCTGCACCATCTATGAAATCGGCGAAACCGAAGACGAGCGCGTGTTCATTGCCATGGCGTATTACGAAGGGGAGACGCTGGCGCAGCAAGTGGCAAAGGGCAATTTGCAGTTGGAGCGTGCGATTGAAATCGCTGCGCAGATTGGTAATGGCCTGGCCTGCGCGCATGAGGCGGGCATCACGCATCGCGACATCAAACCCGCGAATGTGATGATCACCAAACGCGGGGAAGTGAAGCTGCTCGACTTCGGATTGGCGAAGCTCGCAGGCCAGTCGCATTTCACCAAAACCGGCGCGACGCTCGGCACGGTCGCATACATGTCGCCCGAACAAGCGCAGGGCCTGCGAGTGGATCTGCGCACGGACATTTGGTCGCTCGGCGTGGTGCTCTATGAAATGCTCGCGGGCAAATTGCCGTTCGAGAGCGAATATGATCAGGCGGTACTGTATGCGATTGTGCATGTCGATCATGTGCCGCTTGCGAAGCTGCGGCCTGAGCTGCCTGCGCACCTTTCGGACGTGATCGACAAAGCGCTCGCGAAAAAGGCAGAGGCGCGCTATCAACGCATTGAAGATTTGCTCACGGATTTGCAGAAGCCAGTTGCGAAGAAAGCGCCAGTCCGCAACTTTACGAAGCTTTCAAAGCTGCGCAAAGTTCCTTCTCTCAAACGCTTCGTATGGATGAGCGGCATACTGGTTCTGCTCACGGTGCTGTTCTTCGGCGTGCAATATTGGCTCACCCCGCAGCAACCGCGCTTCAACTCGATTGCGGTGTTGCCATTGCAGAATCTCTCCGGCGATCCCGAGCAGGAATATTTTGCCGACGGCATGACTGAGGCGTTGATTGCGAATTTGGCAAAGATCAAATCGTTGCGGGTGATCTCACGCACTTCGATCATGACCTACAAAAACGCGCGCAAACCGCTGCCGGAAATTGCGAAAGCGTTGAACGTCGAGGCCGTGGTCGAAGGCTCGGTCGCGCTTGCGGAAGGTCGCGTACGCGTGACGGCACAATTGATCGATGCGGTGAGCGACCGTCATCTGTGGGTGGAGAATTACGACCGCAATCTGCGCGACGTGCTGGCATTGCAAAGCGAGGTGACGGAGGCCATTGTCAGCGAGCTGCGCATGCAGTTGACGCCGCAAGAACAGCAGCAGGTAACGAATGTGCGGCCGGTTGATCCGGAGGCATATCAACATTACTTGAAAGGTCGAGAGTATTTCAACAATATTGCTTTTGAAAAAGGCGTGGAGAGTTTTCAACAAGCGATTCTTCTTGATCCGGCCTTCGCGTCTGCTTATGCCGGCTTGGCAACATGTTATATTTGGTCAAGATTAGCGGGACCAGGTGGCGGCCCTCAGCCGAAAGAAGTTTATCCCAGAGCCAAAGCTGCAACTTTGAAGGCTCTTTCGTTGGATAAAAACTTGGGAGAAGCATACGCTGCGCTCGCGATGGTCAAATTCCTCTATGAGTGGGAGTGGGATAGCCCTGATCAAGATTTCAAGCGCGCGCTTTCCCTCGAACCGCAAAGTCCAACCATACTAGTGTGCTATTCACTCTATTTGAGAATTGCAGGCTCATTTGATGAAGGTATGAGCCTTCTTCAAAAAGCAATCGCACTTGATCCTCTATCACCGTCGTATAGCATGCTTCTGGGAAGAACCTATGGTCTGTCACGCCGTTACGATGAGAGCATTGCAAAGGTGCAACCTCTGCTGGAAGTTTATCCCAATCATTGGGCTGCGATTTATCAAATGGCGTGGAATTATTATTTCAAAGATATGCACAAAGAAGCGCTCGCCTATGCCGATCGAGGGCCGGAACTAACTCAGCGCATCTATATTTACGCGAGAACGGGCCGGCCTGAAGACGCCTTAAAACTTCTCGATGAGTTGCATGAACGGATGAAACACCAATACTATGACGCTTTTGCGGTCGCGCTAGCCTATACCGGATTGGGAGATTACAACAAGGCTTTTGAGTGGTTGGATCGGGCTTATCAGGAACGCGCCACGGATCTAGTGCTTCTAAATATCGAGCCTGCCCTCGATCCGATCCGTTCGGACCCGCGCTATGCGGAGTTGTGCCGGAAGATGGGCTTGGAAGAATGATTGCGGGTAGGACATGAGGTGGGCTCATCAAGAAGGTGGTTGATCTCTTCGCGCCGCGAGAGAGTTTTCAAGTTCCACAACAAAGCGCTGCCAAAGTTCCGGCAGGTTTTGCGCCAATGGCTTCAAGGGCGCCTCTTGCAAAGCGATGCCATAGCCATGAACGAAGAAGTGGCGAAAAGCGCGATACTCGTCAAGCGCATCGGAGAGATCCTGACTCATGAGTTCGTGCTCGACTGCCAAGGCTAATAAATCCTTGTGAGAAGTAGAGGATTCCGGCAAAGGAATTTGAAGAGATTTTAAAACGCGCTTCAGAAGATTTTCCATGCCGCTATAGGAATTGTGTAGACAAGTCGCAATTGCAGCCAATTCTACAAACGTTCTTCTTTTGCGACGTAACGTCTTTTCCAAAGCGCTCAAAGTAGCCTCGATGCGTTCCTTTTCCGCCGCAATCTCCCGCACAAGGTTATCCATAAATCTTGACTCCCGTTTCCTCCACAAGATCATTAAACAAAGTTTTCTGCGAAAGATCGACCAAATCAACCGGCTTAGAAAGATGGCGCATCAGTTCCCCATAAAATTTGAAAAACACTGCGGGGTTGATACCTTTAACGCCCAAATCAATGTCCCGCGCTTTGGCTGGATCGTGCAAGGAAGAGCCGAAAAGATAGATCGTGGACACGTCATATTTTCGTGCGCAAGCCAAGATAGCATTTCTATCAGATTCATTGAGTACGATATTTTCGCTCATAGCCTCATCTCGCGTTCTAAATCTTGGGCGGGATAATCGAACACGGCCACACCCTGCTTACCGAGCAATTTCATGAACGTTGGTATTGAATAGCCGGCCAAGTGCGCGGCTTGCTCTAAGGAGAGGCGGCCCAATTCATAAAGCTTTACCGCTAACCAAAATTGTGCTTCTTGCGCTTGTACTTCGTCGGGCAATTGCAATTGCAGCTCGCTTCGCATTTCGGATCTCCGTGTTTATCGTTGTTTGAATATAGCGAGAACCCCTTAGGATGGCAACGAGAAAATTTGGGGGAAAATCCTTAAGCCACGCTTCTGTCATCCACGATTCCAATCTCACCTTTTCTGCTTCCAAATTTTTAGAAGAACCCGTCCGTACCCTTCCAGATATTTTAAAGCCTAAAGCTCTATAAAACAAAGCACGTCTTTACGCTTCTAACTATTTGGAAACGTCTTTTCTGTTTCTATCCGAAAGAGATTGCGCCTCGCCGCGACGAGTTCAATAAAATCAGTGCGCTGCTGCAGGCATAATCCGTCCGTGACGATGGCACCATTGTTGAAAAACGAAAATCACCACGTGAGTGCTCTACTCTCTTAAACCTGCTGCGTACGTTTTCAATTCATCGTTTCATTAAGGAGGAGCCATGAAGCCTGCTACCGCTTTTAAAGTTTTCTTGTTGCCGATTCTGTTCAGCCACACGCTGTTCGCGCAACCGAGCCGCGTCGAAAGACATAGTTTCTTTTCCAATGCGCTCGGGTTGAGCAAGAATTACTACGTGTATCTGCCTGAGGGTTATGACACGGACACGGAGCGCTATCCGGTTGCCTATTTTTTGAGAGGGCATGAGTTTGAATTGTTCGATCCGGCAGCGCCTGGGCGAATTGGGGGAAGAAATTTACGGCATGTAGCTGATGACCTAATCGCGGCTGGGCAAATAGGAAAAGTGATTATTGTATGTCCCAGCACCGCGAGCGAAGACTACGACAACACGGTTCATTCTTGCGGTGTAAATATGCTCAAGCCTACTTTGCGTGCTGCCGAGGGCATCGGCACTGGGCGCTTCGAAGATTATTTTGTGCAAGATTTGATTCCTCATATCGACGCCACGTGGCGGACGATTGCCGATCGCGAGCATCGCGCCATCGACGGCTTTTCGCTGGGAGGATACAATTCCACAATGTTGAGCCTTCGGCATCCGGATTTGTTTATCTCCGTCGGTTCGTATGATGGCACCATCATGTGGTATAATCTCGACGATACGCGCCGGCCTGGGGCTGGGCCTGATGATCCCATCTGGTTTCTCACGGAGCCGTATTTCGATCCGGTTTTTGACAACCCGCGCAATGTGCCATATATGCTATTGCATTCCGCTTCGAATATTCTGCGCGCAGCCGACGCCAGTCAGCTCGAAGATTTTAGAGAGATGAGGTTTCATGTATCCATGACACCTGCCGATAACGTGGGCAACCACAGCCGCAACAAGCAAATGATCAGCATCTTCTTGGAAAAAGGCATTCGCAACAGCTTCAACAATCCCGTTCTCGCACCGAATGCGGTGCATGACTTCGGTTTTGCAGACATGCACGCCGCCGTTTCGTTGGTGAGGCATTGGCAGGCGTTCATTGGCCACAAACTCAACGCGCCATTGGCTGCCGAGCTTGGTGTGGTCGCGGTCGGAGAAACGGATACGACCGAGTTGGTATTGTTCAATTATGATGTTGCCTCGCTCGCGATTTCAGCGTGGGCGACGAACAGTTCTGAATTCAGCGCCATTACAGCATTGCCCGTTTCACTTGCAGGAAAATACGATACGCTCAGCTTCAAAATCACATTCTCACCCACCGCTCATGGTGTGTTGAGCGACATCCTGACGATTACGAGCAATGATGCCGCTAATCCAATTACGCGACTTGCTCTGCAGGGACGAGGGTTGCTGCTCGGCCAGGCAGAAATTGAAAATGTTTATGCCGCGAATAGCAGCGCGACAAGCCAGTTGTTCACCATGAATCGCGCAAACGGCGCGGCGACACCAATCGCCACAACGGGTGTCGGCGCAATTCGTGGACTGGCAATTCACCCACAAACAAAGGAGCTTTATGCCACAGTTCCGGCTTCGTCGACAACTAGTTTATATCGTCTGAGTAGCGAATACGGCGAAGCTTTATTGCTGGCAACCATTCCTGTCGGGCAAATTCGCGGCATCACATTTCGAGCCGACGGCGCCCTCTTTGGCATCAGCGCAACCGGAAGATTTTATGAGATCACGCCATCAACCGGCGCGGCAAATCAGATCGGTTCGACTACAGCAGGTCTGTTGTATTCCGGGCTGTCACTGAACCCCAAGACCGGAAAGTTGTACGCATCGCATGTTGCGCAAGATCGCATCTATACGATCGATCCCAACACCGGCGCTGCTACATTGGTCGGTTCAACCGGTCTGGGTGGAAATAATCCAGCGCTCGCCTTCGGTCCGGACGGCACGTTGTACGCCGTCACAAGCACGAACAATTTCATTCGCATTGATACGAGCAATGCGACAGGAACGGTTCTTGGACCCGTTGGCGTCACCGGCATGTCTGCGTTGGCGATGCGAACGGATTCTGCGACCGTGAAGGTTGATGATCGCGAAAGCTCTGTGATGGCACGCGCTCATCAGCTTTATCAAAACTATCCCAACCCCTTCAATCCTTCGACGACGATCCGCTATTCATTAGCGCAAACCGAACAAGTGTCGCTGAGAATTTTTAATCTTGCCGGGCAAGAAATTGCAACACTGATTGAAGGCAAACAGGGCGCGGGCGAGCATCGCGTGCAATGGCATGCAGAAGGCGCACCGAGCGGCGTCTATTTTTATCGCTTGCAGGCGGGCGAGAAGGTAGAAACGCGGAAGATGATTTTGATGCAGTGAGGGCAGGGAGCCAGGGGCAATAGGCAGATTGAATTTGTCGCCGCAATCTTCATGAGCGGATCAGGAGAGGTTGTTCTGATCCGCTCCGGTCCGCGATAAGTGGATTGGTGCAGGAAGATTGGGTTGAGAAACGAATTGCTGGGTAGAGCGTGAGGCAAGAGCATCAAGAAGGCAATTGACCTCTTCGTGTGGCGAGAACGCTTTCAAGTTCCGCAATGAAGCGCTGCCAAAGCTCGGGCAGGTTTTGCGCCAATGGCTTCAAGGGCGCCTCTTGCAAAGCGATGCCATAGCCATGAACGAAGAAATGCCGGAAGGCGCGATACTCGTCGAGCGCATCGGAAAGTTCCTGACTTATGAGTCTGTGTTCAACTGCCAAACCCAACAAATCCTTATGGGAGGTTGAGGAATCCGGCAAAGGAATTTGAAGGGATTTTAAAACGCGCTTCAGAAGATTTTCCATGCCGCTATAGGAATTGTGTAAGCACGTTGCAATCGCGGCCAATTCTACAATCGTTCTTCTTTTGCGACGGAGCGTTTTTTCCAATGCGCTCAAAGTAGCGTCGACACGCTCCTTTTCCGCCGCAATTTCCCGCAAAAGATCATCCATAAATTTTGACGCCTCTTTCCTCCACCAACTCATTGAACAAAGTTTTCTGCGACAAATCGACCACGTCCACCGGCTTGGAGAGGTGACGCATCAACTCACCATAAAACTTGAAGAACAATGCCGGGTTGATACCCTTGACGCCCAAATCAATGTCGCGCGCCTGGGCTGGGTCATGCAATGAAGAGCCGAACAGATAGATCATTGCTACGTCATACTTGCGGGCGCAGGCAATGATGAAGTTCCTGTCGGCGTCATTGAGCAAAGTGGTTTTATTCATCGCTTTGTTTCGTGTTCCAACTTATCTTTTTCTTCCGGTTCCACCTCGGGACTTTCTTGCAAAGCGGCAAGAAAGTCCGCTTCATTGAAATCCTTCGCACGCGCCGCAAAAAAATTCATGGTTTCATAGCGGATGATTTCATTGGAAACAGAATTCACCAAGAGTTGCTGCAATGAAAGTCTTTCTTTCTGCGCAATCTCTTGAGCTTTCCGGTGATTTGCTTCGGGCAGGCTATCTTGAAGTTCAGACATGGAGCACCTCTTGCAAAAGACGCTTCGATCACGCAAGTGTCTAAAACGATTCTCGGCTGTATCATGGACAAAATATAGTGACAACGGCTTCGTATGGCAATGAGAAAATTTCACAGAAAACTTCCGCCGCTTCGCTTCTTCAACTGGCGTCTTTTGCTTTGGATTCGCAAATGGAACCGCCGGTCAAATCTTGGAGGGGAAACTGGGGCAGGAAAGTGAGGAGAGATTCGCAGCGTGCGCCAGGCTCACAGAAAGCCCAGCTCGAACTTCGCGACTTCGCTCATCATGCCGGGATGCCACTGTGGCTCCCACACGACTTGCACCCGCGCGTCTTTCACGCCTTCGACCGTCTTCACTTTGTTTTCTACATCGGGAGGAAGAGAACCAGCCACCGGGCACATCGGCGACGTCAGCGTCATTTGAATATCGACCTCGTGCGCATCATTGATATCGATGCTGTAGATCAAACCCAGTTGATAAATATTCACCGGAATTTCGGGATCGTAGCAGGTTTCGAGAACCTTGATGATCTCTTCCCGTAGCCGGGCTTTGTCGTTGCCGTTGTTCATGGTGAGGCTTTCCGCCGTTATTCCGTGGTGACCACCGCGCCGCTGTCGGCGAGCGCGGACATCAGAGTGTGCCAAGCCAGGCTGGCGCACTTGACGCGCAGCGGAAACTCCCGCACGCCCGCAAACACGGCCAGCCGGTCAAAGCCGGACAGATCGACGGCGCGAGTCGGATCACTGGTGATGAGCTGCAGAAACTTGCTGAACAGTTCCTGCGCCTCCGCCGTGGATTTCCCCTTCACCAGCGAAGTCATGATCGAGGCCGAGGCCTTGGAAATCGCGCAGCCCTGGCCGGTGAAGCGGATGTCCTGAATGACACCGTTTGCGACGATGAGAAACAGATGGATGCGGTCGCCGCATAGGGGATTGTAACCCTCCGCGGCGTGATTGGCCTGCGCCAGCTCGCCGAAGTTGCGCGGGCTTTTGTTGTGGTCGAGAATGACTTGTTGATAAAGTTCGCGAAGCTCGTCCATGGCTGTTCCTCGTCGGGTCGCGGCGGCGGGCTGAGCCGCCGCTCAGGCGGTCATGAGCTTGATCACTTTGTGCAGGCCCTCCACCAATACGTCGATCTCGGCCTTGGTGTTGTAGAAGGCGAAAGAGGCACGCGAAGTCGCCGGAATGTTGAAAAACTCCATCACCGGCTGGGTGCAGTGATGGCCGGTGCGAACGGCAATGCCGTCGCGGTCGAGGATGGTGCCGACATCGTGGGGATGAACACCGTCGAGCACGAACGACACCACGCTCGCCTTTGCCCGTGCCGTGCCGATCACGCGCAGCGGCTTGATGGTGGCCAGGGCTGCGGTGGCATATTCCAGCAGCTCGTGCTCATGCGCGGCGATTTTGTCATAGCCCAGGCTGGTGAGATACTCCAGGGCCTTGGCCAGCCCCACCGCGCCGGCGATATCCGGCGTGCCGGCTTCGAAGCGATAGGGCAAATCATTGTAAGTCGTCTTGGCAAAGGTGACGGACTTGATCATGTCGCCGCCGCCCTGGTAGGGCGCCATTTTTTCCAGCATGGCTTCCTTGCCGTACAGCACGCCGATGCCGGTTGGCCCGAAAACCTTGTGGCCGGAGAAGGTGTAGAAATCGCAATCGAGAGCGGCGACGTCCACCGCTTGATGCGGCACCGCCTGCGCGCCATCCACGAGCACCGGCGCCTTCCACTCATGTGCCAGTTGGATCAAGCGTGCGATCGGGTTGATGGTGCCCAGCGAGTTGGAGA
The window above is part of the bacterium genome. Proteins encoded here:
- a CDS encoding nucleotidyltransferase domain-containing protein, coding for MSENIVLNESDRNAILACARKYDVSTIYLFGSSLHDPAKARDIDLGVKGINPAVFFKFYGELMRHLSKPVDLVDLSQKTLFNDLVEETGVKIYG
- a CDS encoding cysteine desulfurase, which gives rise to MAAFVPGANLSPQSTAARLEVERIRRDFPILQSKVRGKPLVYLDNAATSQKPQAVIDALVHYYQAQNANVHRGVHYLSEAATQAYEGARETTRRFLGAASTREIIFVRGTTEGINLVAHSYGRRHLRPGDEIIITAMEHHSNIVPWQLLCEETGAKLRVIPINSAGEWIWEEAVKLFNPKTKFVACVHVSNSLGTINPIARLIQLAHEWKAPVLVDGAQAVPHQAVDVAALDCDFYTFSGHKVFGPTGIGVLYGKEAMLEKMAPYQGGGDMIKSVTFAKTTYNDLPYRFEAGTPDIAGAVGLAKALEYLTSLGYDKIAAHEHELLEYATAALATIKPLRVIGTARAKASVVSFVLDGVHPHDVGTILDRDGIAVRTGHHCTQPVMEFFNIPATSRASFAFYNTKAEIDVLVEGLHKVIKLMTA
- a CDS encoding UPF0175 family protein — its product is MRSELQLQLPDEVQAQEAQFWLAVKLYELGRLSLEQAAHLAGYSIPTFMKLLGKQGVAVFDYPAQDLEREMRL
- a CDS encoding DUF59 domain-containing protein — protein: MNNGNDKARLREEIIKVLETCYDPEIPVNIYQLGLIYSIDINDAHEVDIQMTLTSPMCPVAGSLPPDVENKVKTVEGVKDARVQVVWEPQWHPGMMSEVAKFELGFL
- a CDS encoding protein kinase yields the protein MGVVYKAEDLRLGRFVVLKFLAPHLTRDAHALERFINEAKTASSLDHPNICTIYEIGETEDERVFIAMAYYEGETLAQQVAKGNLQLERAIEIAAQIGNGLACAHEAGITHRDIKPANVMITKRGEVKLLDFGLAKLAGQSHFTKTGATLGTVAYMSPEQAQGLRVDLRTDIWSLGVVLYEMLAGKLPFESEYDQAVLYAIVHVDHVPLAKLRPELPAHLSDVIDKALAKKAEARYQRIEDLLTDLQKPVAKKAPVRNFTKLSKLRKVPSLKRFVWMSGILVLLTVLFFGVQYWLTPQQPRFNSIAVLPLQNLSGDPEQEYFADGMTEALIANLAKIKSLRVISRTSIMTYKNARKPLPEIAKALNVEAVVEGSVALAEGRVRVTAQLIDAVSDRHLWVENYDRNLRDVLALQSEVTEAIVSELRMQLTPQEQQQVTNVRPVDPEAYQHYLKGREYFNNIAFEKGVESFQQAILLDPAFASAYAGLATCYIWSRLAGPGGGPQPKEVYPRAKAATLKALSLDKNLGEAYAALAMVKFLYEWEWDSPDQDFKRALSLEPQSPTILVCYSLYLRIAGSFDEGMSLLQKAIALDPLSPSYSMLLGRTYGLSRRYDESIAKVQPLLEVYPNHWAAIYQMAWNYYFKDMHKEALAYADRGPELTQRIYIYARTGRPEDALKLLDELHERMKHQYYDAFAVALAYTGLGDYNKAFEWLDRAYQERATDLVLLNIEPALDPIRSDPRYAELCRKMGLEE
- a CDS encoding nucleotidyltransferase domain-containing protein gives rise to the protein MNKTTLLNDADRNFIIACARKYDVAMIYLFGSSLHDPAQARDIDLGVKGINPALFFKFYGELMRHLSKPVDVVDLSQKTLFNELVEERGVKIYG
- a CDS encoding T9SS type A sorting domain-containing protein, which translates into the protein MKPATAFKVFLLPILFSHTLFAQPSRVERHSFFSNALGLSKNYYVYLPEGYDTDTERYPVAYFLRGHEFELFDPAAPGRIGGRNLRHVADDLIAAGQIGKVIIVCPSTASEDYDNTVHSCGVNMLKPTLRAAEGIGTGRFEDYFVQDLIPHIDATWRTIADREHRAIDGFSLGGYNSTMLSLRHPDLFISVGSYDGTIMWYNLDDTRRPGAGPDDPIWFLTEPYFDPVFDNPRNVPYMLLHSASNILRAADASQLEDFREMRFHVSMTPADNVGNHSRNKQMISIFLEKGIRNSFNNPVLAPNAVHDFGFADMHAAVSLVRHWQAFIGHKLNAPLAAELGVVAVGETDTTELVLFNYDVASLAISAWATNSSEFSAITALPVSLAGKYDTLSFKITFSPTAHGVLSDILTITSNDAANPITRLALQGRGLLLGQAEIENVYAANSSATSQLFTMNRANGAATPIATTGVGAIRGLAIHPQTKELYATVPASSTTSLYRLSSEYGEALLLATIPVGQIRGITFRADGALFGISATGRFYEITPSTGAANQIGSTTAGLLYSGLSLNPKTGKLYASHVAQDRIYTIDPNTGAATLVGSTGLGGNNPALAFGPDGTLYAVTSTNNFIRIDTSNATGTVLGPVGVTGMSALAMRTDSATVKVDDRESSVMARAHQLYQNYPNPFNPSTTIRYSLAQTEQVSLRIFNLAGQEIATLIEGKQGAGEHRVQWHAEGAPSGVYFYRLQAGEKVETRKMILMQ
- a CDS encoding SUF system NifU family Fe-S cluster assembly protein, encoding MDELRELYQQVILDHNKSPRNFGELAQANHAAEGYNPLCGDRIHLFLIVANGVIQDIRFTGQGCAISKASASIMTSLVKGKSTAEAQELFSKFLQLITSDPTRAVDLSGFDRLAVFAGVREFPLRVKCASLAWHTLMSALADSGAVVTTE